The candidate division KSB1 bacterium genome includes a region encoding these proteins:
- the menH gene encoding 2-succinyl-6-hydroxy-2,4-cyclohexadiene-1-carboxylate synthase, with the protein MTDTKLHFVTTGSSKNPAILFLHGFLGAGSDWDNIADFFSNDFFCILPDLPGHGKSDIGFQLQNYSFQSTAEQLISMLDEYQIRTAIFIGYSMGARLALYTYFHHSIRLKAMVLEGVNPGLRTSLEITERLKWENQICERLQDGMEPFLDYWTHLPLFHSLHEYPEKLNALKLKRLQNRSDRLILSMKAAGLSQQTNFWPRLKQINVPLMLVVGEKDEKFLTITKEFVKEYPRAELTIIPKVGHNTHWENPESYVNKLNKFLNGIG; encoded by the coding sequence ATGACTGACACCAAACTTCACTTCGTAACAACAGGAAGCAGCAAGAATCCGGCAATACTATTTTTGCATGGATTTCTGGGAGCAGGCAGCGATTGGGATAATATTGCCGATTTTTTTTCCAATGATTTTTTTTGTATTTTACCTGATTTACCGGGGCATGGTAAAAGTGATATCGGTTTTCAGTTGCAAAATTATTCTTTTCAATCAACCGCCGAACAACTCATTTCCATGTTAGATGAATACCAAATCCGAACAGCCATTTTTATTGGTTATTCCATGGGAGCAAGGCTGGCTCTCTACACTTATTTTCATCATTCGATCCGATTGAAAGCTATGGTCCTGGAGGGAGTTAACCCGGGTTTGAGAACCAGTCTCGAGATAACAGAACGGTTGAAATGGGAAAATCAAATTTGCGAGCGTTTACAGGACGGAATGGAACCCTTCTTAGATTATTGGACTCATTTGCCACTGTTTCACTCTTTGCACGAATATCCGGAGAAGCTGAATGCTTTGAAATTAAAACGATTACAAAATCGATCGGATCGACTCATCCTTTCAATGAAAGCAGCAGGTTTAAGCCAGCAAACCAATTTTTGGCCGAGATTAAAACAAATCAATGTGCCATTAATGTTGGTGGTTGGAGAAAAAGATGAAAAATTTCTGACAATTACGAAAGAGTTTGTAAAGGAATATCCAAGGGCTGAATTGACGATTATCCCGAAAGTGGGGCATAACACCCATTGGGAAAACCCGGAGAGCTATGTAAATAAATTAAATAAATTCTTAAATGGAATTGGATGA